The Papio anubis isolate 15944 chromosome 1, Panubis1.0, whole genome shotgun sequence genome window below encodes:
- the LOC116271718 gene encoding consortin-like has protein sequence MDDSDTPTYNLQIEPQDGCHPGDSVERSVTCLPSASDENENQLDGDGPEHLTSSDSAMGKPQVSEQDSLNNNESCILSCEVAAGENSENTLCEGSRDEQAFLGKDKKIPGKRSPRSKKGTAKKIPPDVEET, from the coding sequence ATGGATGACAGCGATACTCCTACATATAATCTGCAAATAGAACCACAAGATGGATGTCATCCTGGTGACAGCGTGGAAAGGAGtgtgacctgcctgccttctgcatcagatgaaaatgaaaatcagctTGATGGGGACGGGCCTGAGCATCTGACCAGCAGTGACAGTGCAATGGGAAAGCCCCAAGTGTCTGAGCAGGACAGTCTCAATAATAATGAAAGCTGCATATTGAGCTGCGAGGTGGCCGCAGGTGAGAACTCAGAAAACACCCTTTGTGAAGGCTCCAGAGATGAACAGGCCTTCTTGGGAAAGGACAAAAAAATACCTGGAAAAAGAAGTCCAAGAAGCAAAAAAGGGACTGCTAAGAAGATACCaccag